One window of the Trifolium pratense cultivar HEN17-A07 linkage group LG2, ARS_RC_1.1, whole genome shotgun sequence genome contains the following:
- the LOC123905025 gene encoding uncharacterized protein LOC123905025, whose product MDEFEEAFNAQQNAVPPSERTPEEVRDTIMLDQFVEVAGGMQRNHLRGQGNASSLVIRTPMGYRLDPSSTFSSSSSFARSNAAVDFEEMERRLKADNDARVQAEVASQLQSHMDTMRSRLRAEARDDIELIVQRRLSQ is encoded by the coding sequence ATGGATGAATTCGAGGAAGCTTTTAATGCTCAACAAAATGCTGTTCCACCTAGTGAGCGGACTCCTGAGGAGGTTAGAGATACAATAATGCTGGATCAATTTGTCGAGGTTGCTGGCGGGATGCAAAGAAATCATCTTAGGGGGCAAGGCAATGCATCTTCATTGGTCATAAGGACCCCGATGGGATATAGACTTGATCCTAGCTCCACTTTTAGCTCGAGTAGTTCTTTCGCTCGATCTAATGCAGCTGTTGATTTTGAAGAGATGGAACGTCGACTCAAAGCTGACAATGATGCTCGGGTTCAAGCTGAAGTTGCATCTCAACTCCAATCTCATATGGACACAATGAGGTCGCGGCTCCGAGCTGAAGCAAGGGATGATATTGAATTAATTGTCCAAAGGAGATTATCACAATGA
- the LOC123905024 gene encoding ribonuclease 1-like, producing MESKGSILIKLLLLLQLSVLCASQKSQDFDFFYFVQQWPGSYCDSKKSCCYPTSGKPAADFGIHGLWPNYKDGSYPSNCDPSNTFDPSQISDLTSSLQTNWPTLACPSGDGIAFWTHEWEKHGTCSESNLKQHDYFETTLNLKQKANLLKALTSAGVQPDGGSYSLSNIKGAIQNAVGFAPFIECNVDSSGNSQLYQVYLCVDTSGADFIDCPVFPHGKCGSEIEFPTF from the exons ATGGAGTCCAAAGGGTCAATTTTAATTAAGCTTCTTTTGCTTCTTCAATTATCTGTTCTTTGTGCTTCACAAAAATCACAGGATTTTGATTTCTTCTACTTTGTTCAACAG TGGCCAGGATCATATTGTGACTCAAAGAAGAGTTGTTGCTACCCAACAAGTGGAAAGCCTGCTGCAGATTTTGGAATTCATGGTCTATGGCCTAATTATAAGGATGGTTCATACCCATCTAACTGTGATCCTAGTAACACCTTTGACCCATCTCAG ATTTCTGATCTCACAAGTAGTTTACAAACAAATTGGCCTACACTAGCATGTCCAAGTGGTGATGGAATTGCATTTTGGACCCATGAATGGGAGAAACATGGAACTTGCTCAGAATCAAACCTTAAACAACATGACTATTTTGAAACAACTCTTAACTTGAAACAAAAGGCCAACCTCCTCAAAGCTCTTACTAGTGCAG GAGTACAACCTGATGGAGGATCCTACAGTTTGAGTAACATCAAAGGAGCAATACAAAATGCAGTTGGGTTTGCACCATTCATTGAATGCAATGTGGATTCATCTGGCAACAGCCAACTATACCAAGTGTACTTGTGTGTGGACACTTCTGGAGCAGATTTCATTGACTGCCCAGTTTTCCCTCATGGCAAATGTGGATCTGAGATTGAGTTCCCAACTTTTTAA